In Luteipulveratus mongoliensis, the DNA window GACCTTCGCGATGGCCCGAGACAACGCGCTTCCCTTTGGCGAGAAGCTCGCTCGCGTGCACCCGAAGCACCAGACGCCGATCGTCCCGGCCGTGATCATCGGTCTGCTGGCCGTCGCCATCCTCGTCGTCAACATCGGGCAGTCGCAGATCTTCACAGTCCTGACATCGATCGCGATCATCATGATCTATCTGGCCTACCTGATGGTCACCGGACCATTGCTCAAGAAGCGGCTCCAGGGCCAGTGGCCGCCCGCGGATCTCAAGGCCGGCGGCTACTTCACGATGGGTCGCTGGGGTCTCCCAGTGAACATTCTCGCGGTCGTCTGGGGTGCCGGGATGGCCATCAACCTCGCGTGGCCGCGAACCGCCGTCTACGGCGACCCCTGGTACAACACGTGGGGCGCCTTCGTCTACATCGGCCTGATCCTCGGCCTCGGACTGCTCTGGTACGCCGTCAAGGGCCGCAACCACATCGGCACCCTCGCGTCCCACGCGAGCGAGACGAAGGACTGAATTCCTTTGTCGGACAGCACTTTTGACTATGTCATTGCTGGCGGCGGCACTGCCGGATGTGTGCTCGCGGCCCGGCTGAGTGAGGACCCGGACGTCACCGTCTGCCTTGTGGAGGCCGGACCGTCCGATGTCGGTGACCCCAACGTGCTCCAGCTATCGGAGTGGATGCACCTGCTGGACTCCGGCTACGACTGGGACTACCCGATCGAGCCGCAGGCTAAGGGCAACAGCTTCATGCGGCATGCCCGGGCCAAGGTGCTCGGCGGCTGCTCATCGCACAACTCGTGCATCGCGTTCTGGCCTCCGGCAGAGGCACTGGACGACTGGGAGGCGATGGGTGCCACGGGTTGGGGTGCTCGCGATGTGCTGCCGTACGTCGCCCGCGTCGAGAACAACGACGCCCCCGGCGACCAGCACGGGCTCGACGGTCCGGTGCGGCTGCGGGACGTACCACCGCTTGACCCGTGCGGGCTCGCTCTCCTCGATGCTGCCGCGAAGGTCGGCCTCCCGACCGTTGAATTCAACCGGGGCACAACGGTTCTCAACGGCGCGGGCTGGTTCCAGATCAACGCGGGCGAGGACGGGACGCGGATGTCCACGTCCCATGCGTACCTGCATCCGATCCTGGACTCGCGCAGCAACCTCGAGGTCCGCACCGGCTGCTGGGTGAGCGAGATCGTCATCGACGACACGCTGGCCGCCACCGGAGTTCGCTACCAACGCCCGGACCTGACGGGGTACGACACAGTGTCGGCGCGTCGAGAGGTCGTGGTCACCGCGGGGGCCATCGACACGCCAAAACTGTTGATGCTGTCAGGAATTGGGCCTGCGGACCACCTGCGCGAGCACGGCATCACCGTCCGAGTGGACTCCCCCGGTGTCGGCGAGAACCTCGACGACCACGTCGAGGGCCTGGTGTTCTTCGAAGCATCACGACCGATGGTCACGACCTCGACGCAGTGGTGGGAGATCGGGCTGTTCGCGACGACCGTCGACGGCCTGGCCGTGCCCGACCTGATGATGCATTACGGCAGCGTGCCGTTCGACATGAACACCCTGCGCTGGGGCTACCCGACCACGGACAACGGCTTCTGCCTCACGCCCAACGTCACGCAGGGACTCTCACGCGGCACCGTACGACTGAGGTCCCGTGACTTCCGCGACCGCGCGAGAGTCGATCCGCGCTACTTCACCGACGCCGACGGGCACGACGAGCGGGTGATGCTCGCCGGCGTACGCCTGGCTCGCCGGATCGCTGAGCAGGAGCCACTGCGGGGCTGGGTCGCGCGCGAGCTGGCGCCCGGACCCGATGCCAGCACCGACGACGAGCTGCTCGACTACATCCACAAGACGCACAACACCGTCTATCACCCGGCGGGCACGGCGCGGATGGGCGCAGCGGACAACCCCATGGCCGTCCTCGACCCGCAGCTGCGGGTGAAGGGCGTATCCGGGCTGCGCGTGGTGGACGCATCTGCGATGCCCAAGCTGCCCGCGGTCAACCCCAACATCACCGTCATGACGATGGCCGAACGGTGCGCAGACCTGATGCGTGGAGCCTGACCCTCGGAGGTCGCGCCGGCCGAGCACCGGCCGAGCACCGGCCGGCGCCTTCCGGGGCAACGGATCGCGCTGTCCGGAGCGTCATGTGCTGTAGCGGGCCAACGGGGGCCGCTACACCGAAGGGGATCCGTATGACTTCCAAGCTGATTCGTCGTTCTGTCGCCACCACCGCAATTGCTGTCCTGGCGATGTCAGGCG includes these proteins:
- a CDS encoding GMC family oxidoreductase, with protein sequence MSDSTFDYVIAGGGTAGCVLAARLSEDPDVTVCLVEAGPSDVGDPNVLQLSEWMHLLDSGYDWDYPIEPQAKGNSFMRHARAKVLGGCSSHNSCIAFWPPAEALDDWEAMGATGWGARDVLPYVARVENNDAPGDQHGLDGPVRLRDVPPLDPCGLALLDAAAKVGLPTVEFNRGTTVLNGAGWFQINAGEDGTRMSTSHAYLHPILDSRSNLEVRTGCWVSEIVIDDTLAATGVRYQRPDLTGYDTVSARREVVVTAGAIDTPKLLMLSGIGPADHLREHGITVRVDSPGVGENLDDHVEGLVFFEASRPMVTTSTQWWEIGLFATTVDGLAVPDLMMHYGSVPFDMNTLRWGYPTTDNGFCLTPNVTQGLSRGTVRLRSRDFRDRARVDPRYFTDADGHDERVMLAGVRLARRIAEQEPLRGWVARELAPGPDASTDDELLDYIHKTHNTVYHPAGTARMGAADNPMAVLDPQLRVKGVSGLRVVDASAMPKLPAVNPNITVMTMAERCADLMRGA